The Daucus carota subsp. sativus chromosome 9, DH1 v3.0, whole genome shotgun sequence genome window below encodes:
- the LOC108203161 gene encoding rust resistance kinase Lr10 isoform X3, protein MVYGFDLPWTYFYCLNCDEATNGTGECATFPDPPDLWACDAHRPCILSHPSSYHLSISCFFQNWHGIIDQLKRGKIRERIGEVAGIIFGARFSLGIPFVLALLVYRARRRHLSMYDTIEDFLQAQNNLMPIRYSYSDIKKITDNFKNKLGEGGFGTVYKGKLRSGIFVAVKLLGNSKATGKEFINEVATSGRIHHVNVVELIGFCFEGPKRALIYEFMPNGSLEKYIFRKEEVQEEIVSLSWEKMYEISCKVAGGIDYLHRGCDMQILHFDIKPHNILLDKNFNPVISDFGLAKLHATNDSIVTLTAARGTLGYMAPEMFYKNIGGISHKADVYSFGMLLMEMAGRRKKLNPFVDHVSQIHFPSWVHDQFSEGKELEMEDVTTEERKLVRKMIIVALWCIQMKPSERPSMNKVIEMLERDVEDLIMPPKPFLYPQEDPAETNNSTHSSLS, encoded by the exons ATGGTTTATGGATTTGATCTCCCGTGGACTTACTTCTACTGCTTAAACTGTGACGAAGCTACCAATGGAACAGGGGAGTGCGCTACTTTTCCTGATCCTCCTGATCTTTGGGCTTGCGATGCCCATAGGCCATGCATCCTCAGCCATCCAAGCTCGTACCATCTTTCAATTTCGT GCTTTTTCCAGAACTGGCATGGAATTATTGATCAACTCAAAC GAGGAAAGATCCGAGAACGCATTG GTGAAGTTGCAGGCATTATTTTTGGTGCGAGATTTTCTTTAGGAATACCATTCGTGCTGGCGTTGTTGGTTTATAGAGCTAGAAGAAGGCATTTATCAATGTACGACACTATTGAGGATTTTCTTCAAGCTCAGAACAACTTGATGCCTATAAGGTATTCATATTCGGACATCAAGAAGATTAccgataattttaaaaataaattgggtGAAGGAGGTTTCGGGACTGTTTATAAAGGAAAGCTCCGTAGTGGCATTTTTGTTGCTGTGAAGTTACTGGGCAACTCTAAGGCTACTGGGAAAGAATTCATTAATGAAGTTGCTACAAGTGGGAGGATTCATCATGTCAATGTGGTGGAACTAATTGGCTTCTGTTTCGAAGGTCCAAAACGTGCTCTAATTTATGAGTTCATGCCTAATGGATCTTTAGAAAAATACATTTTTCGGAAAGAAGAAGTACAAGAAGAAATTGTTTCCTTGAGTTGGGAAAAGATGTATGAAATATCCTGCAAGGTAGCAGGCGGAATTGACTATTTGCATCGAGGTTGTGACATGCAAATTTTGCATTTTGACATCAAGCCTCACAATATTCTTCTTGACAAGAATTTCAATCCAGTTATTTCTGATTTCGGGCTTGCAAAATTACATGCCACCAATGATAGCATTGTAACTCTCACCGCAGCTAGAGGAACACTCGGCTACATGGCTCCAGAAatgttttacaaaaatattggcGGCATTTCACACAAAGCAGATGTTTATAGCTTTGGAATGTTGCTGATGGAAATGGCTGgtagaagaaaaaaattaaatccatTTGTGGATCATGTTAGTCAAATTCACTTCCCGTCATGGGTTCACGACCAATTCAGTGAGGGAAAAGAGCTTGAGATGGAAGATGTTACTACGGAAGAAAGGAAGTTAGTAAGGAAGATGATAATAGTAGCATTATGGTGTATACAAATGAAGCCGAGTGAGCGGCCTTCAATGAACAAAGTTATTGAAATGCTAGAAAGAGATGTTGAAGACTTGATAATGCCTCCCAAGCCATTTTTATATCCACAAGAGGATCCAGCTGAGACAAACAACTCAACTCATTCTTCACTTAGCTAA
- the LOC108203161 gene encoding rust resistance kinase Lr10 isoform X4 produces MEQGSALLFLILLIFGLAMPIGHASSAIQARTIFQFRRVFMICTTNLTEICMNLVGFFQNWHGIIDQLKRGKIRERIGEVAGIIFGARFSLGIPFVLALLVYRARRRHLSMYDTIEDFLQAQNNLMPIRYSYSDIKKITDNFKNKLGEGGFGTVYKGKLRSGIFVAVKLLGNSKATGKEFINEVATSGRIHHVNVVELIGFCFEGPKRALIYEFMPNGSLEKYIFRKEEVQEEIVSLSWEKMYEISCKVAGGIDYLHRGCDMQILHFDIKPHNILLDKNFNPVISDFGLAKLHATNDSIVTLTAARGTLGYMAPEMFYKNIGGISHKADVYSFGMLLMEMAGRRKKLNPFVDHVSQIHFPSWVHDQFSEGKELEMEDVTTEERKLVRKMIIVALWCIQMKPSERPSMNKVIEMLERDVEDLIMPPKPFLYPQEDPAETNNSTHSSLS; encoded by the exons ATGGAACAGGGGAGTGCGCTACTTTTCCTGATCCTCCTGATCTTTGGGCTTGCGATGCCCATAGGCCATGCATCCTCAGCCATCCAAGCTCGTACCATCTTTCAATTTCGT aGAGTGTTTATGATTTGCACAACAAACTTAACTGAGATTTGCATGAACCTTGTAGGCTTTTTCCAGAACTGGCATGGAATTATTGATCAACTCAAAC GAGGAAAGATCCGAGAACGCATTG GTGAAGTTGCAGGCATTATTTTTGGTGCGAGATTTTCTTTAGGAATACCATTCGTGCTGGCGTTGTTGGTTTATAGAGCTAGAAGAAGGCATTTATCAATGTACGACACTATTGAGGATTTTCTTCAAGCTCAGAACAACTTGATGCCTATAAGGTATTCATATTCGGACATCAAGAAGATTAccgataattttaaaaataaattgggtGAAGGAGGTTTCGGGACTGTTTATAAAGGAAAGCTCCGTAGTGGCATTTTTGTTGCTGTGAAGTTACTGGGCAACTCTAAGGCTACTGGGAAAGAATTCATTAATGAAGTTGCTACAAGTGGGAGGATTCATCATGTCAATGTGGTGGAACTAATTGGCTTCTGTTTCGAAGGTCCAAAACGTGCTCTAATTTATGAGTTCATGCCTAATGGATCTTTAGAAAAATACATTTTTCGGAAAGAAGAAGTACAAGAAGAAATTGTTTCCTTGAGTTGGGAAAAGATGTATGAAATATCCTGCAAGGTAGCAGGCGGAATTGACTATTTGCATCGAGGTTGTGACATGCAAATTTTGCATTTTGACATCAAGCCTCACAATATTCTTCTTGACAAGAATTTCAATCCAGTTATTTCTGATTTCGGGCTTGCAAAATTACATGCCACCAATGATAGCATTGTAACTCTCACCGCAGCTAGAGGAACACTCGGCTACATGGCTCCAGAAatgttttacaaaaatattggcGGCATTTCACACAAAGCAGATGTTTATAGCTTTGGAATGTTGCTGATGGAAATGGCTGgtagaagaaaaaaattaaatccatTTGTGGATCATGTTAGTCAAATTCACTTCCCGTCATGGGTTCACGACCAATTCAGTGAGGGAAAAGAGCTTGAGATGGAAGATGTTACTACGGAAGAAAGGAAGTTAGTAAGGAAGATGATAATAGTAGCATTATGGTGTATACAAATGAAGCCGAGTGAGCGGCCTTCAATGAACAAAGTTATTGAAATGCTAGAAAGAGATGTTGAAGACTTGATAATGCCTCCCAAGCCATTTTTATATCCACAAGAGGATCCAGCTGAGACAAACAACTCAACTCATTCTTCACTTAGCTAA
- the LOC108201371 gene encoding wall-associated receptor kinase-like 8 has protein sequence MQLVLKIVLVLLFVHEASAQASSLAKPGCQQTCGDIIISYPFGIGTNCSADQSLEISCNSSFNPPKAFLNDINLELRNISLEDGTVQVYNPVITDCPSGSNNGQEVFLSGPFAFSSTQNRFTAMGCNNLALISRQGISIGGCMSFCNTTFRDNNCFGINCCQTRIPPSLKFTNASLESIDPKNDEIGCRYAFIVDQNWFGELANVYSVQKMEQVPAVLDWRLTGSCQSFGAVESSTNGSVCGRNSFCTNQSLCSCVEGF, from the coding sequence ATGCAGTtagtactaaagattgtgctagTTTTATTGTTTGTACATGAAGCATCTGCACAAGCAAGTTCTCTGGCAAAGCCAGGATGTCAACAAACTTGCGGCGACATTATAATTTCTTATCCATTCGGAATTGGAACCAATTGTTCAGCTGATCAGAGTCTCGAAATATCGTGCAACAGCTCTTTTAATCCACCAAAAGCTTTCCTGAATGACATCAATCTGGAGCTGCGTAATATTTCATTAGAAGATGGTACTGTTCAGGTCTATAACCCTGTGATCACTGATTGTCCCAGTGGAAGTAATAATGGGCAGGAAGTTTTTTTATCAGGCCCCTTTGCGTTTTCAAGCACTCAGAATCGGTTTACTGCAATGGGGTGCAACAATCTTGCTCTGATATCCCGGCAAGGAATCAGCATTGGGGGGTGCATGTCATTTTGCAATACGACTTTTCGGGATAATAATTGTTTTGGTATAAACTGTTGCCAGACAAGGATACCTCCATCTTTGAAGTTTACAAATGCATCTCTGGAGAGCATTGATCCTAAGAATGATGAAATAGGATGCAGGTACGCGTTCATTGTAGATCAGAATTGGTTCGGGGAGTTGGCAAATGTTTACAGTGTGCAAAAGATGGAACAGGTTCCTGCTGTGCTGGATTGGAGACTGACAGGCTCCTGTCAGTCGTTTGGAGCAGTTGAGTCCTCCACAAACGGCTCCGTGTGTGGAAGAAATAGTTTCTGTACGAATCAAAGCTTGTGTTCTTGCGTTGAAGGTTTTTAA
- the LOC135146770 gene encoding wall-associated receptor kinase-like 1, with product MNGCTKIGNVKKAPVMIIIATCSGLGVLLVMFATLWLYKVIKRRKIRQLKEKFFKRNGGLLLHQQVSSSEGNVEATKLFTSKELEKATDHYNVDRILGQGGQGTVYKGMLTDGRIVAVKKSKIEDETKLEHFINEVVILSQINHRNVVKLHGCCLETEVPLLVYEFIPNGTLFQYIHDYHEDFPLTWDIRVRIATEVAGALSYLHSAASIPIYHRDIKSTNILLDDKYRAKVADFGTSRTLSVDQTHLTTKVQGTFGYLDPEYFQSSQFTDKSDVYSFGVVLVELLTGQKAILAPRPDDEGRSLATHFMLAMEEGRMLDILDQQIRKEGEKEEIMAFAKLAYRCLNLSGRRRPTMKQVATELENLRLTGEVHYEEVEYVATELYGPWDLTSSSISSSTNYSVTVDIEPLIRK from the exons ATGAATGGTTGCACGAAGATAGGCAATGTGAAGAAAGCTCCAGTAATGATAATAATAG CTACATGTTCTGGTCTTGGGGTGTTATTGGTGATGTTCGCTACGTTGTGGTTGTACAAAGTaatcaaaagaagaaaaatacgTCAACTCAAGGAGAAGTTTTTTAAGAGAAATGGTGGTCTGCTACtacatcaacaggtttcttctAGTGAAGGTAATGTTGAGGCAACCAAATTATTTACCTCAAAAGAACTGGAGAAAGCAACTGATCACTATAATGTAGATCGAATCCTCGGGCAAGGAGGACAGGGTACTGTCTATAAGGGAATGTTGACAGATGGAAGAATAGTAGCCGTGAAAAAGTCCAAGATAGAAGATGAAACCAAACTCGAACATTTCATCAATGAGGTTGTGATTTTGTCACAAATAAACCATAGGAATGTTGTAAAGCTACATGGATGCTGCTTAGAGACCGAGGTCCCTTTACTGGTTTATGAGTTCATCCCGAATGGAACACTTTTCCAGTACATCCACGACTATCATGAAGACTTTCCACTGACCTGGGATATCCGTGTACGTATAGCAACAGAAGTTGCAGGAGCTCTGTCCTACCTACATTCTGCAGCATCAATTCCAATATATCATCGAGATATCAAGTCAACAAATATACTTTTAGACGACAAGTACAGAGCAAAAGTGGCTGACTTTGGAACTTCCAGAACACTTTCTGTTGATCAAACTCACTTGACAACAAAAGTACAGGGTACATTCGGTTACTTGGATCCTGAATACTTCCAATCAAGCCAATTCACGGATAAAAGTGATGTTTATAGCTTCGGTGTAGTTCTTGTTGAGCTCTTGACAGGACAAAAAGCAATCTTGGCACCTAGGCCTGACGACGAGGGAAGAAGTTTAGCAACACATTTTATGTTAGCAATGGAAGAGGGCCGTATGCTAGATATTCTTGATCAGCAAATTAGAAAAGAGGGCGAGAAAGAAGAGATCATGGCATTTGCTAAACTTGCATACAGGTGCTTGAACTTGAGCGGGAGGAGAAGGCCTACGATGAAACAAGTTGCAACGGAGCTAGAGAATTTAAGATTAACCGGTGAAGTGCACTATGAAGAGGTTGAATATGTAGCAACTGAGCTATATGGACCTTGGGACCTTACTTCATCTTCTATAAGCTCGTCTACAAATTACAGTGTGACTGTTGATATAGAGCCTCTTATTAGAAAATAG
- the LOC108203096 gene encoding scarecrow-like protein 3, translated as MFQDDGSSSVTSSPFQNSPYNLMSPGLGSPYPWLKELKSEDRGLYLIHLLLTCATHVATGSLENANLIFDQISHLASPDGDTMQRIASYFTEALANRILKVWPGLYKALHSTDISLFSEDIVARKMFFEFFPFLKVAFVITNQAIIEAMEGEKMVHIIDLNAAESMQWRALIQDLSARPEGPPHLRITGVHPVKEVLDKMACVLTEEAEKLDIPFQFNPIVSKLENLDIEKLRVKTGEALAISSALQLHTLLSPADEPHQRTHVTPMNSDGVPLDKTSQMKEGTLGDFLQKDMINGHSPGTDSESSSPQSSTAAVQLDGFLNALWGLSPKIMVVSEQDSNHNGSNLMERLSESLYFYAALFDCLESTLPRTSTERLKLEKFLFGEEIRNIIACEGRGRKERHEKLERWIQRLEFAGFGKVPLSYYGMLQARRLLQSYSCDGYRIKEENGSVVICWQDRPLFSVCAWRCKR; from the coding sequence ATGTTTCAGGATGATGGATCCTCATCGGTGACTTCCTCGCCTTTCCAAAATTCACCCTACAATTTGATGTCACCTGGTCTGGGATCACCGTATCCATGGCTGAAAGAGCTTAAATCTGAGGATAGGGGTTTGTATCTGATCCACTTATTGCTGACTTGTGCAACTCATGTAGCCACTGGAAGCCTTGAAAATGCTAATTTAATATTTGACCAAATTTCCCACCTTGCTTCTCCTGATGGAGATACGATGCAGCGTATTGCATCATACTTTACTGAGGCTCTTGCTAATAGGATACTAAAAGTCTGGCCTGGTCTTTACAAGGCTCTTCATTCTACTGATATATCGTTGTTTTCGGAAGATATTGTTGCACGGAAGATGTTTTTCGAGTTCTTTCCTTTCTTGAAGGTGGCCTTTGTCATCACAAATCAAGCTATAATTGAAGCCATGGAAGGAGAAAAGATGGTTCATATTATTGACCTAAATGCGGCAGAATCAATGCAATGGCGCGCACTTATTCAAGATTTGAGTGCACGACCAGAGGGCCCTCCGCATTTGAGAATAACCGGAGTACATCCAGTAAAGGAAGTGTTGGACAAAATGGCTTGTGTATTAACCGAGGAAGCAGAGAAGTTAGATATCCCATTTCAGTTCAATCCTATAGTTAGTAAGCTAGAGAATCTTGATATCGAGAAGTTGCGTGTTAAAACCGGAGAGGCTCTAGCAATTAGCTCAGCTCTTCAGTTACATACATTATTATCCCCTGCTGATGAACCACATCAGCGAACCCATGTAACTCCAATGAACTCAGATGGAGTGCCCTTAGATAAAACTTCACAAATGAAGGAAGGTACTTTAGGTGATTTTCTCCAAAAGGATATGATTAATGGACATAGCCCTGGTACTGACTCGGAATCTTCATCACCACAGTCTTCTACTGCAGCAGTTCAATTAGATGGTTTTCTCAATGCTTTGTGGGGGTTGTCACCCAAGATCATGGTTGTATCAGAGCAAGATTCCAATCATAATGGATCAAATCTTATGGAGAGGCTGTCAGAATCTCTGTACTTTTATGCTGCACTATTTGACTGCTTAGAATCTACACTTCCGAGGACATCAACAGAGAGATTGAAGCTAGAAAAGTTTCTTTTTGGAGAAGAAATTAGAAACATTATAGCATGTGAAGGTCGTGGAAGAAAGGAAAGACATGAAAAGCTAGAAAGATGGATTCAAAGACTTGAGTTTGCAGGCTTCGGTAAGGTACCTTTGAGCTATTACGGAATGTTGCAGGCAAGAAGATTGCTACAAAGTTATAGCTGTGATGGTTATCGAATCAAAGAAGAAAATGGCTCAGTGGTGATCTGCTGGCAAGATAGACCACTTTTCTCAGTTTGTGCTTGGAGATGTAAGAGGTGA